A genome region from Deltaproteobacteria bacterium includes the following:
- a CDS encoding RluA family pseudouridine synthase — protein sequence MASEPQGIAQVVVGAEDAGQRLDIFLTKLAASTTAMSRSKVQQLIATGAVTVDGEIARARDLTVAGSEIQVQWGQSAAPSPLEPVAMTLDILYEDEHMLVLNKPAGLTVHPGAGDTGPTLVQGLLHHCRELSSGGGTDAMRPGIVHRLDKDTTGVMVCAKTDRAHAALAQQFQDKDTLVREYVALLDGMMGDAQINYASYLYRDPTHRLRMASMTEAEYHLTPERKRPSRPRLAKSQFSREAVFGQRLTLARVRLYTGRTHQIRVHAKALGMAVVGDPLYHWPLQLPLVFPAQIRSQVANISRQMLHAARLDLKHPVSGIQLSFKADVPADFFALLEALAPFRWDLR from the coding sequence TTGGCAAGCGAACCGCAAGGGATAGCCCAAGTTGTCGTTGGGGCGGAGGATGCGGGGCAGCGCCTCGATATTTTTCTGACCAAGTTAGCCGCATCTACGACCGCTATGAGCCGGTCGAAAGTGCAGCAGCTCATCGCTACGGGTGCCGTCACCGTTGACGGGGAGATTGCTCGCGCGCGGGACCTGACCGTTGCAGGTAGTGAGATCCAGGTGCAGTGGGGACAGTCAGCAGCACCGTCTCCCCTTGAACCAGTGGCGATGACTCTGGACATTTTGTACGAAGACGAGCACATGCTAGTCCTCAACAAGCCGGCAGGATTGACCGTGCATCCAGGTGCTGGTGACACCGGTCCGACCCTCGTGCAGGGCTTACTCCATCACTGCCGTGAGCTGAGTTCTGGTGGCGGCACCGATGCCATGCGTCCAGGTATAGTCCATCGCCTGGATAAAGATACGACGGGTGTCATGGTATGTGCCAAGACCGACCGAGCCCACGCAGCCTTAGCCCAGCAGTTTCAGGACAAAGACACTTTGGTGCGCGAGTATGTTGCTCTGCTCGATGGCATGATGGGTGACGCGCAGATTAATTACGCGAGTTACCTGTACCGGGACCCGACGCATCGGCTGCGGATGGCCTCGATGACTGAGGCTGAATATCATCTCACCCCCGAACGTAAGCGTCCCTCGCGCCCACGATTGGCCAAGTCGCAGTTTAGCCGCGAGGCTGTCTTCGGTCAGCGTCTGACTCTGGCACGGGTGCGTCTCTACACAGGGCGCACCCATCAGATCAGGGTCCACGCCAAAGCCCTAGGGATGGCGGTGGTTGGCGACCCCCTCTACCATTGGCCCCTACAGCTGCCGCTTGTGTTCCCTGCCCAAATTCGATCACAAGTAGCTAATATTTCACGTCAAATGTTACACGCGGCGCGTCTTGACTTAAAACATCCGGTGAGTGGGATCCAACTTAGCTTTAAGGCTGACGTTCCTGCCGATTTTTTTGCATTATTAGAGGCTCTCGCGCCTTTTCGCTGGGACTTGAGATGA
- a CDS encoding helix-turn-helix domain-containing protein, with protein sequence MQYTEPNAFGSQSSASHEQGDGADVNYYRVLDVDPNASRMTIREAYLRLKNAYGSGSAALYSLLSEDEATAQLAQIEAAFRVLSDDVARRAYDKEYGIKRTPQARQGAVNQVPTGFSQDDLVAATLGGSVGGDLAASVPFGTPTDDESDTRIEAVIRTTRSMLPIVKLKAPGTDSPQLKEKLFEILQSGDPGDGDVLRRLREACGVSEEEISERTKVSIGYIQAMEANRFDRLPQAVFVKGFLRSYCRFLDLPETDKLVAAFSTRLIDWQANRKG encoded by the coding sequence GTGCAGTACACCGAACCGAATGCCTTTGGCAGCCAGTCGTCGGCCTCACATGAGCAAGGCGACGGGGCGGACGTCAATTACTACCGCGTGCTGGATGTCGATCCTAATGCCTCACGCATGACAATCCGCGAGGCCTATTTACGCCTCAAGAATGCCTACGGTTCGGGCAGTGCGGCGCTTTATTCACTGTTGTCTGAAGACGAGGCCACCGCTCAGCTCGCCCAAATTGAGGCTGCCTTCCGCGTTTTGAGTGATGATGTGGCGCGTCGCGCTTATGACAAAGAGTACGGGATCAAACGCACACCGCAAGCCCGTCAGGGGGCTGTGAATCAGGTGCCTACTGGGTTTTCGCAGGATGACCTTGTGGCAGCAACTCTGGGTGGTTCGGTGGGCGGTGATTTAGCCGCATCGGTTCCCTTTGGGACGCCGACGGATGACGAGAGTGACACGAGGATCGAGGCCGTCATTCGGACCACACGTTCTATGCTTCCGATCGTCAAGCTCAAGGCGCCGGGTACTGATTCTCCCCAGTTGAAGGAGAAACTATTCGAGATCTTGCAGTCGGGCGATCCCGGTGACGGCGATGTGCTTAGGCGGTTGCGGGAAGCTTGTGGTGTCAGCGAGGAGGAGATTTCCGAGCGTACCAAGGTGAGTATAGGCTACATCCAGGCCATGGAAGCCAACCGCTTTGACCGTCTGCCGCAGGCCGTATTTGTCAAAGGCTTCCTCCGTAGTTATTGTCGCTTTCTCGACCTCCCAGAGACGGATAAATTGGTGGCAGCGTTTTCGACGAGGCTGATTGATTGGCAAGCGAACCGCAAGGGATAG
- a CDS encoding MinD/ParA family protein produces MMTNPTDRVSEPSSGTGVVGLRGSKPDPTIISRRMAARQRGWELGLPAYADVAGRRPPPIIAVGGGKGGVGKSLVSANLAVKLASMGWRVLTIDLDIGGANLHTYFGLNTPGRGVADLLVYGRDSIADVIVPTAATGVSIIAGGNEETWGGAAAMDQAAMARMFESLVEVEEKRLADIVILDLGAGTHGLTLDFYLAAHLGILTVLPEPTSIENAYLFLKTALFRLVRNVGDQLKQEESASMVRDFLIQPEPGRKGGYADHLRYLSGRAPELVAGLRSALQARTLGIAVNQVRSQKDIDVGKSMELIAERYFGFNCRSCGYLNYDEAAWKSLRNRRLLVVDFPHSVLSKRFAELAKQVLGNLGF; encoded by the coding sequence ATGATGACCAATCCAACTGATCGCGTGAGCGAGCCCTCTAGTGGCACGGGGGTGGTCGGCCTTCGGGGCTCTAAACCCGATCCTACTATAATTTCGCGGCGGATGGCAGCGCGGCAGCGTGGGTGGGAACTCGGCCTGCCAGCTTATGCCGACGTCGCTGGGCGACGTCCGCCACCGATCATCGCTGTTGGTGGTGGTAAGGGCGGTGTGGGCAAGAGTTTGGTCAGCGCCAACCTGGCGGTTAAGTTAGCATCGATGGGCTGGCGTGTTTTGACGATCGATCTCGACATCGGCGGCGCCAATTTGCACACCTACTTCGGGCTCAACACCCCCGGACGCGGGGTGGCTGACCTCCTGGTGTACGGGCGCGACTCGATAGCCGACGTTATAGTCCCAACGGCTGCGACCGGCGTCAGTATCATCGCTGGGGGTAACGAGGAGACCTGGGGGGGCGCGGCAGCGATGGACCAGGCCGCCATGGCCCGGATGTTTGAGTCTCTTGTCGAAGTCGAAGAAAAGCGCCTCGCGGATATCGTGATCCTTGACCTCGGCGCCGGTACCCATGGCCTCACCTTGGATTTTTATCTGGCAGCTCACCTCGGTATTCTGACCGTGTTGCCGGAGCCGACTTCCATCGAAAATGCTTACTTGTTTCTCAAGACAGCCTTATTTCGCTTAGTGCGTAATGTTGGTGATCAACTGAAACAGGAAGAGAGCGCCAGCATGGTGCGGGATTTCCTGATCCAGCCTGAGCCAGGGCGCAAAGGTGGCTACGCTGATCATCTGCGTTATTTGTCGGGGCGCGCTCCAGAGCTAGTTGCGGGGTTGCGCAGTGCGTTACAGGCGCGTACCTTAGGGATTGCTGTCAATCAGGTACGCAGTCAAAAAGACATCGACGTTGGTAAGTCTATGGAGCTTATTGCCGAGCGTTATTTTGGTTTCAACTGTCGCAGTTGCGGCTACCTGAACTACGACGAAGCCGCGTGGAAGTCGCTTCGCAATCGCCGCCTGTTGGTGGTAGATTTTCCGCACTCAGTGTTGTCAAAGCGCTTTGCTGAATTAGCTAAGCAAGTCCTAGGTAATTTGGGATTCTGA
- a CDS encoding Si-specific NAD(P)(+) transhydrogenase, whose product MAEPNKIYDLVVIGSGPAGYRAAMQAAKMKRSVAIVEATPGRLGGTWIHTGTVPSKALRESMDAIHNISFHAGGKWVERIIRDLPAAKLMGRAHKVSQYEESIVRRYCDRYGVEIIEGFASFADQNSVNVRNEAGETFTVRGRFFLVATGSRPRRPAEVPFDGWRIVDGDEVLRLECVPKSVLIYGAGVIGCEYASIFAALGTETTIIDGRNTIMQYADHEIAAALKKTLEDESGVKFVLGSKMASAKVGGPGVQLTLENGHTLEAEVLFYAAGRVPNTDKLGLDKLGIKLSEKGEIVVNQNFQTSVPNVYAAGDNIGSPALAATSAVQGRYAARHMFGKKSVAYPKVYPIGVYTIPELSSVGRTEQDLKENGVDYVVGRAHCYEVARGYIRGDDHGLLKLLVCAKTHKILGIHILMPDACNLVHIGLIIMQKGGHAQDLVNMVFNYPTLAEAYGIAAFNALNKLFPDGEICDPPESN is encoded by the coding sequence ATGGCAGAGCCCAACAAGATATACGACCTTGTGGTCATCGGCAGTGGCCCAGCAGGCTACCGAGCTGCCATGCAAGCAGCTAAGATGAAACGGAGCGTTGCCATCGTTGAAGCCACACCGGGGCGCCTAGGTGGCACATGGATCCATACGGGAACAGTGCCATCTAAGGCGCTACGCGAATCGATGGACGCCATCCACAACATCAGCTTTCATGCGGGTGGCAAATGGGTTGAACGCATCATTCGCGATCTTCCTGCCGCCAAGCTCATGGGTCGCGCCCACAAGGTGTCGCAGTACGAAGAGAGCATCGTCCGGCGCTACTGCGACCGCTACGGTGTTGAGATCATCGAGGGTTTTGCGAGCTTTGCCGATCAAAACAGCGTCAACGTGCGCAACGAGGCAGGCGAGACCTTTACGGTCCGCGGGCGTTTTTTTCTCGTTGCCACAGGCTCTCGCCCCCGCCGTCCGGCCGAGGTGCCATTCGATGGTTGGCGTATCGTCGACGGTGACGAAGTACTCCGACTCGAATGCGTGCCAAAGAGTGTGCTCATTTACGGGGCCGGCGTCATTGGTTGCGAGTATGCGTCGATATTCGCTGCGTTGGGCACTGAGACGACGATTATCGATGGCCGCAACACCATCATGCAATACGCTGATCACGAGATTGCCGCGGCGTTAAAGAAAACGCTGGAGGACGAGTCCGGCGTCAAATTCGTACTCGGCTCAAAAATGGCGAGCGCCAAAGTTGGCGGTCCCGGCGTACAACTGACTCTCGAAAATGGCCATACGCTAGAGGCTGAAGTGCTGTTCTATGCAGCCGGTCGCGTACCCAACACCGACAAACTGGGTCTCGATAAACTCGGCATCAAGTTATCGGAAAAAGGCGAAATCGTCGTCAATCAGAACTTCCAAACCTCAGTCCCCAACGTTTATGCAGCCGGAGACAATATCGGTTCGCCTGCCCTTGCTGCGACCTCAGCGGTGCAGGGCCGCTACGCGGCGCGCCATATGTTTGGCAAGAAATCTGTCGCCTACCCTAAGGTATATCCCATCGGGGTCTATACCATTCCGGAGTTGTCGAGTGTGGGTCGCACCGAGCAGGACTTGAAGGAAAACGGTGTCGACTACGTCGTAGGACGAGCCCACTGTTACGAAGTGGCTCGCGGGTATATTCGCGGCGACGATCACGGCCTACTCAAGCTACTTGTCTGCGCTAAGACCCATAAAATCCTCGGCATCCATATCCTAATGCCCGACGCATGCAACCTAGTCCACATAGGTCTGATCATCATGCAAAAGGGCGGCCACGCGCAGGATCTCGTCAATATGGTGTTTAATTATCCGACATTGGCAGAAGCTTACGGGATCGCTGCTTTCAATGCGCTCAATAAGCTATTCCCAGACGGTGAAATCTGCGACCCACCAGAAAGTAACTAA
- a CDS encoding winged helix-turn-helix transcriptional regulator, whose protein sequence is MDATRFRGAVTQIPVTVDLEDDLSGLCKALGHPVRIRLIGILLEVGGSGSGELAEEFALAHSTVSEHLRILREVGLLDVTATASRRQYKVNQNRLTYLKSLIAVL, encoded by the coding sequence ATGGATGCTACGCGCTTTCGTGGAGCAGTGACGCAAATACCGGTGACTGTCGATCTGGAGGATGACCTTAGCGGTCTATGTAAGGCCCTCGGCCACCCAGTGCGGATCCGTCTGATCGGGATCTTGCTCGAGGTGGGTGGCTCCGGTTCTGGGGAGCTTGCTGAGGAGTTTGCACTCGCTCATTCCACCGTATCGGAACATTTGCGTATTTTGCGTGAGGTCGGTTTACTTGACGTAACGGCTACCGCCAGCCGGAGACAATACAAGGTAAATCAAAATCGCTTGACTTACCTTAAGTCTCTGATAGCAGTGCTGTGA
- the rsmI gene encoding 16S rRNA (cytidine(1402)-2'-O)-methyltransferase: MMYIVATPIGHLEDMTPRARQILASVDIIAAEDTRQTRKLLTHFGIHGKRLVSYHNHGEAERARALVAELVETGKSLALVTDAGTPCISDPGYRIVAEAHAAGLKVHPIPGASALTALVSASGLPSDRVLFIGFLPTRVGALEEEIASWRSMRAAVVFFESTRRLARTLAAVRAVYPQARVVIGRELTKLYEEIVNLEIDQVNDWIAGHATLKGEVSVMVHPGASAEPDDGTALVDVESAARREFAKGATLKDLMRKYQDSGLKRSELYQTLLRAKNDD, encoded by the coding sequence ATGATGTACATAGTCGCGACCCCCATCGGCCACCTCGAGGACATGACGCCTCGGGCGCGCCAAATTTTGGCGTCTGTCGACATCATTGCGGCCGAGGACACGCGACAGACGCGTAAGCTGCTGACCCACTTTGGCATCCACGGAAAGCGTCTCGTAAGTTACCATAACCACGGTGAAGCGGAGCGGGCGCGGGCTTTGGTCGCGGAGTTAGTCGAGACGGGTAAGTCCCTGGCTCTGGTGACAGATGCTGGCACTCCTTGTATCTCTGACCCGGGCTACCGCATTGTGGCCGAGGCGCACGCGGCGGGCCTCAAGGTGCATCCGATTCCTGGGGCATCAGCATTGACCGCGCTGGTGAGTGCTTCTGGTCTCCCCAGCGACCGCGTGCTTTTTATAGGATTCCTGCCGACGCGTGTTGGTGCGCTTGAAGAGGAAATCGCCAGCTGGCGGTCCATGAGGGCAGCCGTCGTCTTTTTTGAATCGACTAGGCGTCTTGCGCGGACTTTGGCGGCGGTCAGAGCCGTATATCCTCAGGCGCGCGTTGTCATAGGTCGCGAGCTGACTAAACTCTACGAGGAAATCGTCAACCTCGAAATTGACCAAGTCAACGACTGGATCGCTGGACACGCCACCTTAAAAGGTGAAGTTTCCGTGATGGTTCACCCTGGCGCCTCAGCGGAGCCTGACGACGGCACGGCGCTGGTTGATGTGGAGTCCGCGGCGCGGCGTGAGTTTGCCAAAGGCGCAACCTTGAAAGACCTGATGCGCAAGTATCAGGACAGCGGGCTTAAGCGCTCCGAGCTTTATCAGACTCTGCTGCGCGCCAAAAACGACGACTAA
- a CDS encoding adenylate/guanylate cyclase domain-containing protein: MISVAKVNVSPLDDALTKLRSSGPFDAHVLKQLEAFICTSDDAALYRMNPLVLADELGLPGPDTVRLFLHGAKSGLLTMHWELVCPHCGDIVQSFSALGKVTTHFDCRICSVAIEADLDDYVAVSFNVVDSIRPNRLAHPETLEIDDYLGVYRFAHAGKTLDGQPYRSVFMNLARGAAFVEPNTTQEFSFELEPGGTRIFDFAAESGLAIPVRGERAHAVQTVDIHFGAGGPRSVTTQLAPGPVLVRLHGDDRRRPCSISHFPHGWTMPPRVKDPLLTGKLLLNSPTFRRLFGAELIETASGLHIRDLTFLFTDLKGSTELYERVGDVRAFQLVSEHFQELDRVIAAHQGTIVKTIGDAVMATFMTPLDATLAALAMLDVIAAYNRQFGRDEVVLKIGIHAGAAIAVTQNDRLDYFGQTVNIAARVQGLAAAEEICVTEDVRRAPGLDELCARLHVASERAMIKGLSDRIQVYRLRPKAAKQAA, from the coding sequence TTGATCAGCGTAGCCAAAGTAAACGTCAGCCCCCTTGACGACGCTTTAACGAAGCTGAGGTCGTCCGGTCCCTTTGACGCTCACGTGCTGAAGCAACTCGAGGCTTTTATCTGCACGTCCGATGATGCAGCCCTTTACCGTATGAATCCGCTGGTGCTCGCCGATGAACTCGGCCTCCCTGGTCCAGATACCGTCCGCCTGTTTCTCCATGGCGCTAAATCTGGGCTTTTGACCATGCACTGGGAGCTCGTCTGTCCCCACTGCGGCGACATTGTGCAGAGCTTCAGCGCTCTCGGCAAGGTCACTACCCACTTCGACTGCCGCATCTGCAGCGTCGCCATCGAGGCCGATCTTGACGACTACGTAGCCGTCAGCTTCAACGTCGTCGATAGCATCCGGCCGAATCGGCTGGCTCATCCTGAAACGCTGGAGATCGACGACTACCTGGGAGTGTACCGCTTTGCCCATGCCGGCAAGACCTTAGATGGTCAACCGTACCGCAGTGTTTTCATGAATTTGGCGCGTGGCGCTGCCTTTGTAGAGCCGAACACCACGCAGGAGTTTAGCTTTGAGCTGGAGCCTGGTGGTACGCGTATTTTTGACTTCGCGGCAGAGTCTGGACTAGCGATACCAGTTCGGGGTGAGCGCGCTCACGCGGTTCAGACAGTCGACATTCATTTTGGCGCTGGAGGCCCTAGGTCGGTGACGACGCAACTAGCTCCAGGTCCGGTCTTGGTGCGTCTGCATGGTGATGACCGGCGTCGGCCTTGCTCCATCAGCCATTTTCCACACGGCTGGACCATGCCGCCACGCGTCAAAGATCCACTCCTAACGGGAAAGCTCCTGCTGAATAGCCCAACGTTTCGACGCCTTTTTGGCGCGGAGCTCATAGAAACGGCCTCAGGTCTTCACATCCGCGACCTCACTTTTCTCTTCACCGATCTTAAAGGATCGACGGAGCTATACGAGCGGGTTGGCGACGTCCGGGCCTTTCAGCTGGTCAGTGAGCACTTTCAGGAGCTCGACAGAGTCATTGCAGCGCACCAAGGCACCATAGTCAAGACTATCGGCGATGCCGTGATGGCCACCTTCATGACGCCTCTCGACGCCACGCTGGCAGCGCTGGCCATGCTCGACGTGATTGCCGCATATAACAGGCAGTTCGGCCGCGACGAGGTCGTGCTGAAGATAGGCATCCACGCAGGGGCTGCCATCGCCGTGACCCAAAACGACCGGCTCGATTATTTCGGCCAGACGGTGAACATTGCCGCACGGGTGCAGGGCCTGGCCGCGGCCGAGGAAATCTGCGTTACCGAAGACGTCCGTCGGGCCCCTGGTCTCGACGAGCTTTGTGCCCGCCTTCATGTCGCCAGCGAGAGAGCCATGATCAAGGGCCTATCGGACCGCATCCAGGTCTACCGCCTCCGCCCAAAGGCCGCGAAACAAGCTGCGTGA
- a CDS encoding pyridoxal phosphate-dependent aminotransferase: MVNSLSRRILQVKTSPTVALNAKAKALAKEGIKVLNFAVGEPDFPTPVAVVDKAIEALRAGRTKYGPAGGGPEFLAAIAAKLERDNGLKYATNEIVAGIGAKEILFHIFLALLNDGDEVLIPSPYWVSYPDQVIAAGGKPVALPLPDDVAANPLSIEAIKKAETSRTVAIVLNSPNNPAGSMMDPKLLEELGRYLSDKPWWIISDEIYEYLAFDKQHVSLLKMFPNLRDRFILVNGLSKGAAMTGWRVGYCAGPAPAMKLVRDLQSHSSTCLPPFIEDAATFAINQGPNLLKAEIEVLRKRRDLAVGLLKKMPNVKFAQPHGAFYILIDVREALAKAGGKLDTFALSERLLLEQHIALVPGDAFGAPGYLRFSYTCDEATITAGLTRLGEGLAKLGK; this comes from the coding sequence CTGGTGAACTCGCTGTCCCGGCGCATCTTGCAAGTCAAAACATCCCCGACCGTCGCACTCAATGCCAAGGCAAAGGCGCTAGCCAAAGAGGGCATCAAGGTCCTCAACTTTGCTGTTGGCGAACCAGACTTCCCGACTCCGGTAGCAGTCGTCGACAAGGCCATTGAAGCGTTGCGCGCTGGGCGCACCAAGTACGGACCAGCAGGTGGTGGCCCCGAGTTCTTGGCGGCTATTGCGGCCAAGCTCGAGCGCGATAACGGCCTCAAATATGCCACTAATGAAATCGTGGCGGGGATCGGCGCTAAGGAGATCTTGTTCCATATTTTCCTGGCCCTGCTCAACGACGGCGACGAGGTTCTGATCCCCTCGCCCTACTGGGTCAGCTATCCGGATCAGGTGATCGCCGCTGGTGGTAAGCCGGTAGCCTTGCCGCTACCGGATGACGTCGCGGCAAATCCGCTTAGTATCGAGGCTATTAAAAAGGCCGAGACCTCGCGCACGGTCGCCATTGTTCTGAATTCGCCAAATAACCCCGCAGGTTCCATGATGGACCCGAAGCTACTAGAAGAGCTCGGCCGTTACCTGAGCGACAAGCCTTGGTGGATTATTTCCGACGAAATTTACGAGTACCTGGCCTTTGATAAGCAGCATGTCTCCCTGCTCAAGATGTTCCCCAACCTGCGTGACCGATTCATCCTGGTCAACGGCCTATCGAAGGGTGCGGCGATGACGGGGTGGCGCGTCGGCTACTGTGCGGGACCGGCCCCGGCGATGAAGTTAGTGCGCGATTTGCAAAGTCATTCGTCGACCTGTTTGCCGCCGTTTATTGAGGACGCCGCAACTTTTGCCATCAATCAGGGCCCTAATTTGCTTAAGGCCGAGATCGAGGTGCTGCGTAAACGTCGTGACTTAGCTGTCGGGCTCCTCAAAAAGATGCCGAACGTCAAGTTTGCACAGCCACACGGCGCCTTTTACATTCTGATCGACGTGCGGGAAGCCTTGGCCAAGGCGGGCGGTAAGCTCGACACATTTGCCTTGAGTGAGCGTTTGCTGCTAGAGCAACATATCGCGCTGGTCCCTGGTGACGCCTTTGGGGCACCTGGTTATCTTCGCTTCAGCTACACTTGTGACGAGGCGACCATCACCGCTGGCCTGACGCGTCTTGGTGAAGGTCTGGCCAAACTCGGCAAGTGA
- the pheS gene encoding phenylalanine--tRNA ligase subunit alpha translates to MTDSLTTALPARAAALVAEFDRELAAVEASRSSERVEELRLAYLGRKGKVTALLEDLRGCTKEERPAAGRAINELKQHVEAAITALKGKAQEWELGARLHAEPLDISLPVTASVPRGSLHPVTLIRRELLTEFRRLGFTVYDGPEIDYDFYNFSALNMPSDHPARDMQDTFYVREQEHLLLRTHTSNIQIHCMLTERPPLRVVAPGRVFRVDSDPTHTPMFHQIEAFVVDRGVTFAHMKGVIDAFMKAVFGSSMKTRLRPSFFPFVEPGAELDLQCVHCQGKGCRLCKHTGWLEVGGCGMIHPNVFEAVEYDSEIYSGFAFGFGIDRMAMLKYKLDDLRQLFEGSHSFLGHFPLFT, encoded by the coding sequence ATGACAGATAGCTTAACCACAGCGTTGCCCGCGCGCGCGGCTGCACTGGTGGCTGAATTCGACCGCGAACTCGCCGCCGTAGAGGCGAGTCGCAGCAGTGAACGCGTCGAGGAGCTGCGCCTTGCCTACCTCGGTCGCAAGGGCAAGGTAACGGCACTCCTCGAGGACTTGCGGGGTTGCACAAAAGAAGAGCGACCAGCTGCAGGGCGTGCCATCAACGAACTGAAGCAGCACGTCGAAGCTGCCATTACCGCACTTAAGGGTAAGGCGCAGGAGTGGGAGCTTGGCGCGCGCCTGCATGCGGAGCCCCTTGATATCAGTCTGCCAGTGACGGCGAGTGTGCCTCGTGGCTCACTGCATCCCGTGACGCTCATACGGCGTGAGCTGCTGACCGAATTCAGGCGGCTTGGTTTCACCGTCTATGACGGTCCTGAGATCGACTACGATTTCTATAATTTTAGCGCTCTCAATATGCCGAGTGATCACCCGGCACGCGACATGCAGGACACTTTCTACGTGCGAGAGCAGGAGCATCTGCTACTTAGGACTCACACGTCCAACATCCAAATTCACTGCATGCTCACCGAGCGGCCACCGCTGCGGGTGGTAGCACCGGGTCGGGTGTTCCGCGTCGACTCGGACCCGACGCACACGCCGATGTTTCATCAGATCGAGGCCTTTGTCGTTGACCGGGGGGTTACCTTCGCCCACATGAAGGGCGTGATCGACGCCTTTATGAAGGCCGTATTCGGTAGCAGCATGAAGACGCGGCTGCGGCCTAGTTTTTTCCCGTTCGTCGAACCGGGTGCCGAGCTCGATTTGCAGTGCGTCCACTGCCAAGGTAAAGGCTGCCGCCTCTGTAAGCACACGGGCTGGCTGGAAGTCGGTGGCTGCGGCATGATTCATCCAAACGTTTTTGAGGCGGTTGAGTACGATAGTGAGATTTACTCAGGCTTTGCCTTTGGTTTCGGCATCGACCGCATGGCTATGCTCAAATACAAGCTCGACGATTTACGTCAGCTTTTTGAGGGTAGCCACTCGTTCCTGGGTCATTTCCCGTTGTTTACTTAA